The Pectinophora gossypiella chromosome 10, ilPecGoss1.1, whole genome shotgun sequence genome contains a region encoding:
- the LOC126370220 gene encoding angiotensin-converting enzyme-like, with translation MRATLTLLVIYFHVLLSSGSDNDQRWFVSLVDLVELDYEDHCEQRASAYWDELMGSSKGLSMKLERDKAFGIFGRSQTTDIRSALSSYTYTQEDEILRRKVKLLLQPGDTLLKTEQWIRLVTFGDTAMNKIRFATNYDCGTTTNCTLRELHNSLARQHDEETVRRMKESWEKNLPDLNDYLDNILPLLRNSSNETNFNSVEEYWDFLGEYEGATLKARELWDHIKPLYVKLHKYVTLKLKGPDEVGKPLPVHLLKSLTGDDWSNLIENLLPKHPDIYQKVLANLQLKELGGLKAFKEASKLIQELSFGELEPQIWEESVFNGSCPTILVDWCKPNKVRAVSCKDVSIGNYIDAHEAAMKIKYKQTTALHSNNTYLLREAARYSAVYEAIPGFTSLLALNPHALDRAGLYQLDRFNFNPNHHRLVLQLIVALRDLPKLNYFLAADEWRLKVLMGTIPQSKIATSWSEFRKNFSLIETSNVDILGDSYVLLNKPYIGKFLGVILKYQIYQSFAEELASDESDLVKHVADSNSRITDAMMQGFGVIWPEMVSDLLAKRENGLEYTGLTDYYRLLDEYLDNQLEPSENNEIDDYIEPVIPEPEENEIPAAQEKPEESFNQPQTHENILDNIIETGEESHSKFETSTVAVMEIKNAPGDQKEDESRKEASYSTYWWIGIAVAVAVIVILIAIIARKRHSHRKQLEKQRRDHSRA, from the exons ATGCGGGCAACACTCACACTCCTGGTCATCTACTTCCACGTGCTGCTTTCCAGTGGAAGTGACAATGATCAGCGGTGGTTCGTCTCCTTAGTGGATTTAGTGGAGTTGGACTATGAAGACCACTGCGAACAAAGAGCTTCAGCTTACTGGGACGAGCTGATGGGCAGCAGTAAGGGATTGTCTATGAAG TTGGAAAGAGACAAAGCATTCGGAATCTTCGGTCGGTCGCAGACGACAGACATCAGGAGTGCTCTGTCCAGCTACACATACACCCAGGAGGACGAGATACTCAGGAGAAAGGTCAAACTGCTTCTACAACCTGGTGATACATTGTTGAAAACTGAGCAATGGATCAGG ctCGTTACTTTCGGAGATACAGCTATGAACAAAATAAGGTTCGCCACCAATTACGACTGCGGCACTACCACAAATTGTACGTTGAGAG AACTACACAATAGCCTCGCAAGACAACACGATGAAGAAACGGTTCGTCGGATGAAAGAGTCCTGGGAGAAGAACCTCCCCGACCTGAATGACTACTTGGATAATATCTTGCCGCTGCTGAGGAATTCTTCAAACGAAACCA ATTTCAACTCCGTGGAGGAATATTGGGATTTTCTTGGAGAATATGAGGGTGCAACCCTTAAAGCTCGTGAACTGTGGGATCACATTAAACCCCTTTACGTAAAGTTGCACAAGTACGTCACACTGAAATTGAAAGGACCTGATGAAGTCGGAAAACCTTTACCTGTACACttgctaa AATCCTTAACTGGAGACGATTGGTCAAATCTAATAGAAAATTTATTGCCTAAACACCCTGATATTTACCAGAAAGTTTTGGCAAATCTACAACTGAAg GAGCTTGGTGGATTAAAAGCTTTCAAAGAAGCGTCTAAACTGATACAAGAGCTCAGTTTTGGCGAACTAGAACCTCAAATATGGGAGGAGTCAGTGTTCAACGGCTCGTGTCCCACAATATTGGTAGATTGGTGCAAGCCCAACAAAGTTCGAGCTGTATCGTGCAAAGACGTTAGCATAGGAAATTACATAGACGCTCACGAAGCCGCCATGAagattaaatataaacaaaccaCGGCTCTGCATAGTAATAATACTTACCTCTTACGAGAAGCAGCACGTTACTCAG CGGTCTACGAAGCTATTCCTGGGTTTACGTCTTTATTGGCATTAAACCCTCACGCGTTGGATAGAGCAGGGCTCTATCAATTAGACAGATTCAATTTTAACCCAAACCATCATCGGCTTGTGTTACAGCTGATTGTGGCGTTAAGGGATTTACCAAA ATTGAACTACTTTTTAGCCGCAGATGAATGGCGACTAAAAGTTTTAATGGGGACGATCCCACAATCAAAAATAGCTACCAGTTGGAGCGAGTTTCGTAAAAACTTTTCTCTCATTGAAACATCTAACGTGGACATTTTAGGAGACTCTTATGTTCTTCTTAACAAGCCTTATATTGG AAAATTCTTGGGCGTCATTTTGAAGTACCAAATCTATCAATCATTTGCTGAAGAACTAGCATCAGACGAGTCAGATTTAGTGAAACATGTTGCTGATAGTAACAGTCGAATAAC TGATGCAATGATGCAAGGTTTCGGAGTCATTTGGCCGGAAATGGTTAGCGATTTGTTAGCGAAAAGAGAAAATGGACTTGAGTATACCGGACTTACGGATTACTACAGACTTCTAGATGAatatttagataaccaactagaACCATcagaaaataatgaaattgaTGACTACATAGAACCAGTTATTCCTGAACCAGAAGAAAATGAAATACCAGCGGCTCAGGAGAAACCAGAAGAAAGTTTCAACCAACCTCAAAcgcatgaaaatattttagataACATAATTGAAACTGGTGAGGAGTCACATTCCAAGTTTGAAACTTCAACAGTGGCCGTTATGGAAATAAAGAACGCGCCTGGGGACCAAAAGGAAGACGAAAGTAGAAAAGAGGCGTCGTACAGTACTTACTGGTGGATAGGAATAGCTGTCGCTGTGGCAGTTATTGTGATACTAATAGCAATAATAGCAAGAAAACGTCACAGCCACAGAAAACAACTGGAGAAACAGAGAAGAGACCATTCACGTGCCTGA